The following coding sequences lie in one Oncorhynchus kisutch isolate 150728-3 linkage group LG3, Okis_V2, whole genome shotgun sequence genomic window:
- the LOC109872280 gene encoding transcriptional and immune response regulator, with the protein MTSYIVSSDSRRVSPSVHGNKFDTAYRKKAVPNIFENVNQDAVMRLFEKTGDKKAEERVRSIFSFTQDPAETAKALMALKQRKKDKFFQIVGLVRHMLKLR; encoded by the coding sequence ATGACTAGCTACATTGTATCCTCCGACTCTCGCCGTGTCAGCCCATCGGTCCACGGGAACAAATTCGACACTGCCTACCGCAAGAAGGCCGTGCCCAACATATTCGAGAACGTCAACCAGGACGCGGTGATGAGGCTGTTCGAGAAAACCGGGGACAAGAAAgcggaggagagggtgaggagcaTCTTCTCCTTTACGCAGGACCCAGCGGAGACGGCCAAAGCTCTGATGGCGCTCAAGCAGCGAAAGAAGGACAAGTTCTTCCAGATCGTGGGCCTGGTTCGCCACATGCTGAAACTGCGTTGA